In the genome of Streptomyces pactum, one region contains:
- a CDS encoding catalase: MTDVSARGPAPGDDREVLTNRQGHPIYDNQNQRTVGARGPSTLENYPFLEKISHFDRERIPERVVHARGVTAYGYFEAYGAWGDEPIDRYTRAKLFQERGKRTDVAVRFSTVIGGRDSSEAARDPRGFAVKFYTEAGNWDLVGNNLGVFFIRDAVKFPDVIHALKPDPVTFEQQPRRIFDFMSQTPESMHMLVNLFSPRGIPADYRHQQGFGVNTYKWVNQSGDTWLVKYHWMPKQGVRSMTEEDAANVQAQSLGHATKDLYEAVARGDHPEWELLVQMMEDHDHPELDFDPLDDTKTWPEQEFPPRPVGRMVLNRMPDNYFAENEQISFGTGVLVDGLDFSDDKMLVGRTFSYSDTQRYRVGPNYLQLPVNQAKHAQVRTNQRDGLMTYYQDAAGENPSVNYEPSITGGLREAQYPTHDDQGPEIRGRLTRKRIPRTNDYLQAGQRYLLMEEWERDDLVKNFVNLLSQCDRPIQERMVWHFLLVENDLGLRVGEGLGITPGDVSGLQPLPGQTLTDEDRNRLANLGKNPPRDVEGLTMTHCVPNERHIVTR, from the coding sequence ATGACGGACGTATCGGCCCGGGGCCCGGCCCCCGGCGACGACCGCGAGGTGCTCACCAACCGGCAGGGGCACCCGATCTACGACAACCAGAATCAGCGCACGGTCGGCGCCCGCGGCCCCTCCACGCTGGAGAACTATCCGTTCCTGGAGAAGATCAGCCACTTCGACCGGGAACGCATCCCCGAGCGGGTCGTCCACGCCCGCGGTGTCACCGCCTACGGCTACTTCGAGGCGTACGGCGCGTGGGGCGACGAGCCGATCGACCGGTACACCCGCGCCAAGCTGTTCCAGGAGCGCGGCAAGCGCACCGATGTCGCCGTCCGCTTCTCCACCGTCATCGGCGGGCGCGATTCCTCCGAGGCCGCGCGCGACCCCCGCGGCTTCGCGGTCAAGTTCTACACCGAGGCCGGCAACTGGGACCTGGTGGGGAACAACCTGGGGGTCTTCTTCATCCGGGACGCCGTCAAGTTCCCCGACGTCATCCACGCCCTCAAGCCGGACCCGGTGACCTTCGAACAGCAGCCCCGGCGGATCTTCGACTTCATGTCGCAGACGCCGGAGAGCATGCACATGCTGGTCAACCTCTTCAGCCCGCGCGGTATCCCGGCGGACTACCGCCACCAGCAGGGCTTCGGCGTGAACACCTACAAGTGGGTGAACCAGTCGGGTGACACCTGGCTGGTGAAGTACCACTGGATGCCCAAGCAGGGCGTGCGCAGCATGACCGAGGAGGACGCGGCGAACGTCCAGGCGCAGTCCCTCGGCCACGCCACCAAGGACCTGTACGAAGCGGTGGCGCGCGGCGACCACCCCGAGTGGGAGCTGCTGGTCCAGATGATGGAGGACCACGACCACCCGGAGCTGGACTTCGACCCGCTCGACGACACCAAGACGTGGCCCGAGCAGGAGTTCCCGCCCAGGCCGGTCGGCCGGATGGTGCTGAACCGGATGCCGGACAACTACTTCGCCGAGAACGAGCAGATCTCCTTCGGCACCGGGGTGCTCGTGGACGGCCTGGACTTCTCCGACGACAAGATGCTCGTGGGCCGGACCTTCTCGTACAGCGACACCCAGCGGTACCGGGTGGGGCCCAACTACCTCCAGCTGCCGGTCAACCAGGCCAAGCACGCGCAGGTGCGCACCAACCAGCGCGACGGCCTGATGACGTACTACCAGGACGCCGCCGGCGAGAACCCGAGCGTCAACTACGAGCCGTCGATCACCGGAGGCCTGCGCGAGGCGCAGTACCCCACCCACGACGACCAGGGCCCGGAGATCCGCGGCCGGCTCACCCGCAAGCGCATCCCGCGCACCAACGACTACCTGCAGGCCGGGCAGCGCTACCTGCTGATGGAGGAGTGGGAGCGGGACGACCTGGTGAAGAACTTCGTCAACCTGCTGTCGCAGTGCGACCGGCCGATCCAGGAGCGCATGGTGTGGCACTTCCTGCTGGTCGAGAACGACCTCGGGCTCCGCGTCGGTGAAGGGCTCGGCATCACCCCCGGGGACGTGTCCGGCCTGCAGCCGCTGCCCGGCCAGACCCTCACCGACGAGGACCGCAACCGGCTGGCCAACCTCGGCAAGAACCCGCCGCGTGACGTCGAGGGCCTGACCATGACCCACTGCGTCCCCAACGAGCGGCACATCGTGACCCGGTGA
- a CDS encoding PRC-barrel domain-containing protein: MATNTVPVLTKLSDSHRTVASVAEDVRGRKVCDAAGEELGTVDDLLIDEKESKVRFLLVGHGGFLGLGEKSSFVPVDAVTRVTEDRVYIDQSAEHVSGAPAYDPDLADATSYYDDVYRHYGYGPFWTPGYMYPGFPLFRP; this comes from the coding sequence ATGGCCACGAACACCGTCCCGGTTCTCACGAAGCTCAGCGATTCCCACCGGACCGTGGCATCCGTCGCGGAAGATGTGCGCGGCCGGAAGGTGTGCGACGCCGCGGGCGAGGAACTGGGCACCGTCGACGATCTGCTGATCGACGAGAAGGAGAGCAAGGTCCGTTTCCTTCTGGTCGGGCACGGCGGATTCCTCGGCCTGGGTGAGAAGTCGAGTTTCGTCCCGGTCGACGCCGTGACCCGGGTGACGGAGGACCGGGTGTACATCGACCAGTCGGCCGAGCACGTTTCCGGCGCTCCGGCCTACGACCCGGACCTGGCGGACGCGACCAGCTATTACGACGACGTGTACCGGCACTACGGCTACGGGCCGTTCTGGACGCCGGGGTACATGTATCCGGGGTTTCCGCTCTTCCGCCCCTGA